The Leptolyngbyaceae cyanobacterium genome includes the window TTTTTGAATACAGTTAGCGGTATAGTTTTAGAAGGAAGACAAGGTACTTTAACTGCGATCGTTCAAGGAAAGTGCATCCGTTCGGCTCATGCAGGGAATAAATCTGCTAATGAATCGCCGGGGATTGAAAATGAAGGCAACTTCATGACTAATAAAATGTCAGCGACTCAATGGAATAGTTTAGTAGAATTATGTGCGGCTCTGTGTTCTGGGTGTAATATTAATCCAGACAATATTAAAGGACATCGCGACTTTAAAGCTACTAAATGTCCCGGTGATTGGCTGTACGATCAATTACCTCGGTTACGCCAAGAAGTTCGCCAAAAATTAGCCCCCCCAACTACACCTTTAAAGAAAGGTGTTAAGGGTACAAAAGTAAAAGATACTCAGCTATATTTGCAAGCTTGGAGTTTTAATCCAGGACTAATTGATGGAATTTTTGGTTCTTTAACTGAAACGGCTGTAATGGCGTTTCAAAAGTCTAGAGGTTTAGCTGAAAATGGCATAGTAGAAGAAGCTACTTGGAACGCTTTAATTAGTTCAAAACCTACCGAACCGCCGCAGACAGAAGCATTTACTCTGATAGATGCTTGTAAAATTTATAAAGGTTTGACCGAACAAATCGAAGCTTTAGAATGGTTGCAGGGGCAGCTTTCCGATATTGCGATCGATCTATTTAGTAAAAAATGGCGCAATCAATCTTTGACTAATACACCGGGAATTTCTATTCCACCACAACCACCTTTAATCATGGTCAATGTCTGTAAGTATTATCGTTCTCTAGAACATCAAAATCAAGCTTTACAATGGCTGCAAGAGCAAATATCTCCCGAA containing:
- a CDS encoding N-acetylmuramoyl-L-alanine amidase, whose protein sequence is MPFTASVISAADWGAIPPKEPCEETIPKYIIIHHTDTPNPPNAISKGTLNGAKQFAKSIQNTHMKTNGWNDSGHNFLNTVSGIVLEGRQGTLTAIVQGKCIRSAHAGNKSANESPGIENEGNFMTNKMSATQWNSLVELCAALCSGCNINPDNIKGHRDFKATKCPGDWLYDQLPRLRQEVRQKLAPPTTPLKKGVKGTKVKDTQLYLQAWSFNPGLIDGIFGSLTETAVMAFQKSRGLAENGIVEEATWNALISSKPTEPPQTEAFTLIDACKIYKGLTEQIEALEWLQGQLSDIAIDLFSKKWRNQSLTNTPGISIPPQPPLIMVNVCKYYRSLEHQNQALQWLQEQISPEIWQDFIQKWRSKAILDLKI